CTCGGCGGTGCGCTGGCGCACGGTCTCCTCCAGCAGGGCGTTGTAGTGCCGCATCTCCCGCTGGGAGGACTCGGCCTCCGCCTTGGCGAGCCACTCCTTCTGCCGCACGGTGTCGCGCAGCTCGGCGGCCATCCGATTGAAGGCCCGCGCCAGCATGCTGTACTCGTCCTGTCCCCTCACGGGCAGCTCGGTCGTGAAGTCGCCCCGCCCGATACGCTCGGCGCCCCGCAGCAGCTCCCTCGACGAGCGATGCAGGGCCACGAGGATGGTGGCCGCCAGCGCGAACACCACCACCAGGGCCACCAGGGGAATGACGAGTCCCAGGAACCGGGTGAAGCCGAGGGTCTTCAGCCGCGCGTACTTGTGCCGCGCCACCTGAGCGCGCTTGGCCTCCCAGGCCTTCTCCAGGTGCGGCTTCACCTCCGCCTGGAAGGCATCCAGCGTCCCGTGCAGCCCCCTGTCCACCGCCCCCGCCGGCGCCTCCCGCACGCGCGCTTCCGTCCGCCGCATCCACCCCAGGTGCGCCGTCCGGACCGCCTCGATGCGCGCCAGCTCCTCCGGCAGGGCCTCGGGATCCACCTCCCGCCGCACCAGCTCGCGCAGCTGCGCGAAGTCCGCCTCGGCGCGCCGCTCCTCCCGCGCGAGCACCTCCCCCAGCTCCTGCCCCCGCTCACGCGCGTCGATCAGCGCGTGGGGAACGGACACCTCGTCCCCGGTCAGCCGCCCATACAGGGTCTGCTGATCCTGCATGGCGAAGATCTGTTCGGTGCTGCGAATGCCTCGGAGGGACAAGGCGGACACCGTGCCGCCCAACACCACGACGAGCCCCACGGCTACCGACGCGAACAGCAGGATCCTGGCACGCACAGTCATCGGGTTGGCCTCTCGGACGGACCGCCGGACAGTCCACCGGCCCACCCCCTCCTTCCCGCGCGCACCTGATCCCGGGGCCCCCCATACCTCAGGGGGCTTTTTCGGGACATAACGGAAATCTACAACGGAGCTGCAATTGTCAACCAGCCATCAGAGGGCGCTGCGGGCGAGCAGCGCCTCGGGGCGGGGATCCTTCTCCCACGCCTCGAGCACGGCCTGGGCCGGAGAGCGGCCCGAGGCGGCCACCTCGGCGAGCGGCTCCAGCAGCGGCGCATCCGCGGCGTCCAGCCGCTCCAGCCCGCGGCGGGCAATGGCCACCATCTCCGCGGCGAGCCGGTGCAGCTCGTGGTTGCCGAGCTTCCCGGCCAGGCCCTGCCGGCGCGAGGTGTCGTGGAAGGCCAGGTGCTCCTCGAAGGACAGGCGCGGCAGCAGCCGTTCCCCCTCCTCCATCGCGCCCCGGTCGTACAGCAGCCCGCGCCAGAGCGCGGCGAGCGCGCCCGTCATCGGCGCCGACACGCAGTCCGCCCCGCGCACCTCCACCACCTTCTTCAGCCGCACCTCGGGGAAGAGCGTGGAGAGGTGATCCGTCCAGTCCGTCATGTCGGCGGGCTGACCCTCGAAGCCCTCCTTCATGAACTGGCGGAAGGTCATCTTCGGACGGAGGTACTCACCCCGGCGGCGCAGGAAGAGGATGGGCGCGTCCAGGGCCCACTCCACATAGGCGCGGTAGCTGAAGGAGCCGTCGAAGAAGGAGCGCAGATAGCCACAGCGGGTGGGATCCACCTCGTCCCACACCCGGCTGCGGAAGGACAGGTAGCCGGAGGGCTTGCCATCCACGATGGGGCTGTTGGCGTAGAGGGCCACCATGAGGGGGGCCAGACGCGCCACCAGCACCGTCTTGCGGACGCAGTCGGCCTCGTCCTCCCAATCGAGGGAGACCTGACCGGTGGAGGTCATCAACATCATGTTGTGCGCCAGAGGACCACGCTCGGGCAGGCTCTGCCGCATGGCGACGTAGCGCGTCTTGGGCATCCACGACATCTCCGGCGGGGTGCCGAAGGGCCGGTAGCCCAGGGCCACCAGCCGCAGACCGAGCGCCTCGGCGGCGGCCTTCACCTCGGCGAGGTGGGCGAGGTTCTCGGCGTGGGCCTCGCGCGCGGTGCGCCAGGGAGAGCCGGACAGCTCCAGCTGCCCGCCGGGCTCCAGGGAGATGGTGAGCATCCCCTTCTGCAGGGCGATGGCCGGGGAGGTCGGCGTCTCGCGGAAGGGGGTATAGCCGGCCGGAGCCAGCCGCTCGAGCAGCGCGCCGATCCCCGAGGGTCCCTCGTAGGGCACCTGCCGCGCGGACTGGAGCGGGTAGACGAACTTCTCGTGCTCGAGGCCCAACAGGTGGCTGGAGCGAGGCTTTTCCGCGGACCGGAAGCCGGCCAACAGCATATCGACGGAGGTGATCGGCTCGGTGGCCGTGCGCTGGAGGTCGAGGGACATGGCGGGCCCCTATATAACGGTGATTGACCCTGCCGCCGTCATTT
This is a stretch of genomic DNA from Archangium lipolyticum. It encodes these proteins:
- a CDS encoding sensor histidine kinase; amino-acid sequence: MTVRARILLFASVAVGLVVVLGGTVSALSLRGIRSTEQIFAMQDQQTLYGRLTGDEVSVPHALIDARERGQELGEVLAREERRAEADFAQLRELVRREVDPEALPEELARIEAVRTAHLGWMRRTEARVREAPAGAVDRGLHGTLDAFQAEVKPHLEKAWEAKRAQVARHKYARLKTLGFTRFLGLVIPLVALVVVFALAATILVALHRSSRELLRGAERIGRGDFTTELPVRGQDEYSMLARAFNRMAAELRDTVRQKEWLAKAEAESSQREMRHYNALLEETVRQRTAELEEANGQLLFADRLATVGQLAASVGHEINNPLAFILGNLGYVREELGRLQGTVSVREREELLEALAEAQEGAERVRLLVQDLKLLSRADDAGSEVVDLGAVLRSASKMAAHEIRLRARLVMQSEGVPQVHGNAARLCQVFLNLLLNAAHAITPGAVERNEIRLIARRGEGSRVLVEVSDTGCGIPPENLERIFRPFFTTKPAGVGSGLGLSVCHRIITAHGGELTVESEQGRGTTFRVSLPVHAAGQPLAPGPLVA
- a CDS encoding glutamate--cysteine ligase, yielding MSLDLQRTATEPITSVDMLLAGFRSAEKPRSSHLLGLEHEKFVYPLQSARQVPYEGPSGIGALLERLAPAGYTPFRETPTSPAIALQKGMLTISLEPGGQLELSGSPWRTAREAHAENLAHLAEVKAAAEALGLRLVALGYRPFGTPPEMSWMPKTRYVAMRQSLPERGPLAHNMMLMTSTGQVSLDWEDEADCVRKTVLVARLAPLMVALYANSPIVDGKPSGYLSFRSRVWDEVDPTRCGYLRSFFDGSFSYRAYVEWALDAPILFLRRRGEYLRPKMTFRQFMKEGFEGQPADMTDWTDHLSTLFPEVRLKKVVEVRGADCVSAPMTGALAALWRGLLYDRGAMEEGERLLPRLSFEEHLAFHDTSRRQGLAGKLGNHELHRLAAEMVAIARRGLERLDAADAPLLEPLAEVAASGRSPAQAVLEAWEKDPRPEALLARSAL